The Glycine soja cultivar W05 chromosome 15, ASM419377v2, whole genome shotgun sequence region TTGAAACATGCAGAAAAATCGGCTCGCGGCTTGAGGCACGTTCTTTCTTGTAAATCAAGGAAATTTAAAGATGAGTCTCCAACAGTTCCAGAAATAGAACATGAATCTGACTCTTCTGATCAGGAATCTGTTGCAGCTCAGTCTCCCATAGATGTAATAAGAACTCCAGTTGGTTCTCCTGCTGTGGTCTCCGGCAGCAATGGTTCCCCCAATTCTGGGGTGAATGTGGTTCAAATAGTTCCATCAAACACTAATGTGGACAATCAAGCCACAACGGAAATCGCAAATGAAAAAGATGACCCTGAAAATACATGCTCCTCTGACAGGTATAGGGAAGAATTTGTTAAATCTGCTGAACTGGAGCATGATAAAGAGGAAATGGGGGCAGATAAAAAAGATTCCATCAGTTTGTCTCAATGAAGAATGTCTCAAGTAGCATAGCATATTTTCTCCATCATTTCATACCCATGTTCTACAGTTCTAGGCAGATTTTGATTGCAGTAATAGTCCTGTGATCGTCAATGTCAGACTGGTTTTACATAAACATGTTCGGGTTTCAGATGGTGCTGTAGTTTGTAAGCATGTAAATAACTTTACAAGGAATACAAGATTTACAATCTAATTTTGTTCTCCTATAGCTTTAAGAGAGTCGATATTAACCAATTTTTAAACGGCCTATGCTGTCTATGTTTTATTCACACTGTGTTTGTTTGTAAGAGAAGGTAAACATACAGGTACAACATTCAAGGTGGGCATTTTCTATATCCTTGAATAAGAGTTACCAACGAGGCTAGTGATACATTTCCGAACACGCTATTAAACTGTTTCTTACTGAAACTTCCttcaaaaatacaaaagaacAGATTGGACTAAATTTTGTTAGATTCCAACACTTCCATGAACTTTCAATCAAATGCAGTCGTCGGCACAGGCACCCAAGTTCTCTGACTTACGAACTGAGCCAGGGCAGAATCATAGTACAAGTGATGTGGCTAGTTCAACTCTTTCTCTGGATTCCCAAAACCGCATACTAGCAGCATTCAGTGATGATGAGTAAAACACGCAGACTAATCCTTGAAAGACATATCCAATCTTAACAGTTCTCGAAACATAATCATATTGGTCCTGATTCTCCTGAAACATGCACCCCGCCAATCAAACTAATCCCGAAATGCAGTGACTGCAAAAATCTTGATTTTTTGGTCAAAATAGTGAGTGGCTGATGCAGTCACAATTGCATGCACACTAACTCCAAAAATGTTGACGTTGTGGTCAAAATAACAGGCTGATAATGCAGCCACAATTGCATACACACTAACTCCAAAAATGTTGACGTTGTGGTCAAAATAACAGGCTGATAATGCAGCCACAATTGCATACACACTAACTCCAAAAATGTTGACGTTGTGGTCAAAATAACAGGCTGATAATGCAGTCACAATTACATGCACACTGAATAAAAAAACCTAGacattgtgataaaaaaaattgcagacCGCTGATAGTCACAATTGCATGCACGTTCACTCCAAAAACCTTGACATTGCAGAGAAAACAGTGGTCAGCCTGATGTAGTCACAATTGCATGCACAGTGAATCCAAAAACCTTCACATTGTGGTCAGAATAGCCGGAGGCTGATGCAGTTACAATTGCATAATGCATGTACACACTGAATCCATAAACCTTCAAAATAGCAGGTGGCTGATTGCATCCACGATGACTCCAAATTTTTTGACATTGCAGTCAAAATACCAGGCGGCTATTGCAGTCACAATTGCATGCACACTGACTCAAAAAATCTTGACATTGCGATCGAAATAGCTCTCTCGCAGaccaatttttaaaacctttaATTGTTAATCCTCCAAAACACCATCAATGGCACCAACCACCCACCCATCACTCCTTTCCCTGTCAACAACACATTTCACAATCCTCCTCCACATCCCCATCTTGGGCACAAACCCCTTCCACGCCATATCCCAAACAACCCACTCAACCTCCCCAACCAACCCCTTCTCACAAAACCCTTTAACCAAATCCTTATAGGCCCCAAAGCTAGGCACAAACCCCTTATTCCCCATCCTCTCCACAACCCCCTTCCCCTCCTCAACCCTCCCCTTCTCCACCAACCCACACAACACCTCATTGTAAGTCCCCTCATTGGGACACACCCCTCTCCCCACCATCCCCTCCAACACCCTCCACCCCTCATCCACCCTACCCACTTTCCTCAACCCCCCAATCAACACATTGTACACTGCCACGTCAGTTTCCACCCCTTCTTCCTCCATCTTCTCCAACAACCCAAAAGCCTCCTCCACCCTCCCTTTCTCACACAAACCCTTCATCAGCGTCGCGTAGGTACGCGCGTTCGCTTCACACCCTAACTCATGAAACTCTTCCAACACCCCGAACGCCGCGTCCATCTCCCCGCGCGCGCACAGCCCCTTGATTACAATGTTCAACGTGCACGCGTCCGGGGAGACCCCAAGCGGCGGCGCGTGGAGGAAAAGCTCGCGCGCCGCGGCGTAGAGGCGCGTGTTCACGAGCACGTTGAGGACGAAATTAAAAGTGCGCGTGGAAGGGGAGCAGTGGAACAAGGAGTTCATGTCGTGGAGGGTTTGGAGGGCCATGTCCACGCGCTGGAAGGAGTGCGCGTAGGCTTTGATTAAGGTGTAGAAGAAGTCGTCGGAGAAGCGGCGTCGTTTGGTTAGGGTTTGGTGGAGGGTGAGGATAGGGTTGAGTTGGTGCGCTTGGGCGAGTTTGGAGATTAGGGTTGTGCAGAGGGGTTCGGAGGGGTGGAAGTCCTTGCGGGAGGTGTAGAGGTGGAAGAAGGTGAGGGTGGAGGAAGGGTGTGTGAGGGAGGTTAAGAGGGTGGTGGCTTCTTTCGGAGTGAGCCAGTCTTTGTGTTTAAGACGCGCCAGAATTGCGGTGTCGCGGTTCGGGGTTGTGGAAAATTGGGACAGGGAGAACAACAAGAACCTCGTAGAGGTGATGGGTTTCAGAGGAACCACGACCGGAGCAAGGGTTCGTGggatcatttttgtttttgttgttgtatgtgGACTGGTCTTGGATTTGATTTGTATAAAGTTATGGTTGGAATTTGGACTGATACTGGCTGAACTCACGAACGGACTAATCACACTCAAGGACTCAGGTTTGCTCGAATGTTAaagattgtgattttttttttttgaaaagaaaatgctttgggagttgctaggtgcacccagcattattgctggtgcacccagctaCTTTTGAAATTGCCAAAATTGCCCCTACTGCCTGCTGTCGCGGCTGccccttctttctctcttttcatgAATAGTGCTGCCATGAACAGTGCCTCCATTTACTACACCCAGCATCCGACTTTTAAAAATGGCACAATGCTTCCATTTGCGCattgtctctttcttttctctcttcggtGTGCAATGCTTCCTTCCTTGCGATTGGTTTGGTTCGGTGAACGGTTAGGTTGCGTGAAGGTGAAGGTGCATTCTGGTGTTCGGTGTTGCAATGATCGTCGGCGGCATACGGCATACGAGGTACACAATGTTGGGTGCGTTCTGGTGTACGGGAGATTgcgcggatcaagttgattcgtaagaagtttacggatcaacttgatccgcatgtATATTTCATTGCCTTAGATCAAGTTGCctgttacggatcaagttgataaGCAAAAggctttattttttgaaattttaaagtttaattttgtttttaaattattactttgtattgtcattttttatttgaattgtttataCGTGTATAATGAAATAGGGTTTTGGCTTTTTACTAATGATGTATAGTTTTGTATGTTATGTGTAGTTCGGTTATGTGTTCTATGTTTGTGTTGAAATTTTTGATTTATTGTTAAGATGGACGGAGATCAGTGGATGTATGAAGGTATAATGCCTAAAGAAGTGgatatggattatgaaaatgaagaagaatgtggtgtgaatgaaccGCATGTTTATTGTTCGGAtgcgttcaatacttctcaggtaataaTGTTCATGATTGTGagtgatttaataaaatgaatatgttgtaggaaattgaaattatctGGATTGGTTTGTAGGTGTTTGACAGTCGAGAGGATGTTTTGCGGTGGGCTCGATCTGTTGCTTATGAAAATGGATTTATGACGGTGCTTGTAAGGTCTGACAGAAACACaggtagtagaggaaggacttcatttgtgttaattgactGTGAAAGAAGTGGCGAATATAAGTGTAtgaagaaagaatttgttagaagagacactgggactaggaaatgtgggtgtcccttcaagcttcgtcGCAAACCAGTGGTTGGAGGACAAGGCTAGATGGCGAAGTTGATttgtgggattcataatcatgaattggccaagtcattagttggacatccatatgtcgGCCGATTGACTAAAGATGAAAAGAcacttattgctgatatgacgaagtcTATGTCCTTGTCGCAAAATTAGCATGGCTTAATTATCGTATTTGAtgctaattttatttcttttcactctctttaagttaatgtaatgttattttatgattGGAATGATTTTACGTTTGAATTCGTGCAAATTTTATGTTATTcgtattcaaaaataaaataaaatccctatctaaaataaaaaacaaagatacAAGCTTCTTGCAGATTAAGTTGATCCGCAAGTGACTTGCATATCAACTTGATTTGTGTAATCTTcttaagttgatccgtaagtcactTGCGGTTCAACTTGATCCGCGATTGccatatggatcaacttgatccgtaacaaACATGCGGATCATCTATGCCAACTACGGATCAAGTATATCTTCTGCGGATCAAAAAAACCTACGCGCGGATCAAATTGAATGAGCTGGGtgcacaaaaatattattaaaaatacatgAGGGTATTTTTGGCTTTTCATGTAGGGTGTTGGGTGCACCgacaataatgctgggtgcacctagcaacacccaaatgctttttatttattaagtccttcatttgaaattaagaaaatattaaacaacACTAATTAGACAAGTAATAGGAATTTGTGTtctttaataaagaaaattatgattttggccttgaaatagaataaataatgatAGAAGGGAAATTATTCACATTGAATTTGAATCCTATtacttgttttttattcttatatatataaaaaaaacacatgttaGTTTCTAAACTTGTAGGAACTTTTAAGTaagtttttatacaaaaaaataatagtagtgCATATAATGACTATAAAGGCCTATATCTCAACTTATAAAACACATGaaccaaacaaaaaatgaaagaaaactaAAGGAACCAATAATGTGTTTAAACCTAATATTTTAGAGAAAATCATTGTTTTGGTGGTTCTTGAAAGTGTATATCACTCTTTGAaaccaataaaattttaaataactatttgAAAGTAAAATTCATCAATTACATTGATTGTGATAATAAAACATATGTTAAAACACTAAAATGACATTAAGTGGTATAATgacttatatgaaaaaaattagagatttCATAAACTTATTTGGagtttttttagtttcaaaagACTAATGTAACAATGATATACACTTTCAcggatcaaaataataatttaatctacatttttattattattattattattattattattattattattattattatataaagttCACATGTAATAGAATATATTTCTTCTATCTCAAAACAAGTGTGGCATCCaaggaaaaaaaacttatcttAATAAGTGTTGtatttaacttttcaaacaaGATTATAGAATCAAAAAGATttaagagaagactcaagattaaagaatcaagaagatttaagagaagactcaagatatgcaagagcctcaagaaaagcattaaggtaaattaaaaagaatttttcaaagaaaagattgaacaaCACTAAATTGtccaagagaatttttcaagaaatatcttttaccagagtttttactctctggtaatcgattaccataagctagtaatcgattacccgaagcccaaaacattttatatctgatttacaaagtagtaatcaattaccatggacatgtaatcgattaccattgtctTGTAacgttcaaaaatattttcaaaatagtgtaatcgattacacaatatttgtaatcgattaccagtggtttttgaacgttggatttcaaatctcaacatgaagagtcacaacttttgataaaataaactgtataattgattacaccattatggtaatcgattaccagtaactggttttgaaaaattaccaagagtcacaacttttaaagtgactagttttgaaaaaatttccaagagtcacaactttaaaagtgactggtttttgaagaaattgccaagagtcacaacttttttaaagtgactggttttgaagaaattgccaaagtcacaacttttaacatggtttcttcaagagccatcaaatggatgtaaatatgtgaccatgacacgaaTTTCAAAATACttattctcaacatctttctaagagtttttgttcaacacttgctttgttaagaaaagttcattgggcaaaaacttgtgctattctattttcttcttctcctctatTGTTACaaaaaagcttttcaagagacctactcttggtgactgttttcaagagaaggtcttcttggttgcaaacactgaacacaagggaccaaTGTTCCTTGGattcattgcaagaagcaggatttgcttcttggttgacCACTGGATACTAAAGATCAAcgtcttttgggttcattgcaagaagtgggtataacttcttggttgttatcactggacacaagggaccaacgttccttggggttcattgcaagaagtgggaatAACTTCATGGTTGTAATCACTAAACACAAAGGAGGGaagtcctttgtggttcattgcttgtaaaggattttacaagaataatggaaatctcaagcgggttgtggccgaaccagtataaatccgattttgcattctctctttccttaatctcttttactttatgttgtgtttatatttctttaagtttacttctccttatttgttattcgagtaacttacaattaaagaaataattgaatctagggaatatctaagtgattgaaaattttcaattaggaatagccaatgaaatcttaattcaacccccccttcttaaaatttctgaggccacttgtccaacaaatcACAACCCTAAATCAAGAACCCCAAATCACCAATGACAACCTCAAATCCCAAATAAAAAAGCCACAAATCAAGAACCCcaaatcataaatcataaccCAAAACCACAAATCCATCTCAGGTTATGATGGTTTTGAAAAGGAGAGGTTCCACTGGAGGAGGCTGAGGGCCTTTAGGTGGTACTCGTCGACAATCTTGTAAGCGTTAGTAGTGACAAAGATCAAAGTCAACAGTGGTGGAGAGAGGTCAAACATCTCGTCGTGGAGCTTGTTGGTGTTGGTGATGATGAGAAcgatgtgacaccctctaccccatacatatatgtattaataataaaagaaataaaaattcaaatattaattaaaattatttaaaacattttttttatacaagccTTTCgaaagggtaaaaggctcacattcacctttctagcatcataataaaacttgtctaaataaataataaattcactttggctcaaaacaaggccgtccaaaacttcatacaattaatatataacctatatcctaatatcacatcctatcagagcattgtgttcctgtgtcctctagcatgaggttcttcatagtcatccacctattcatctgctcccacgaacacaagattcgagatcatcacaggatcaaaacataaataacacacggggagtgagttatcacattcctaactaatgaaGAGTAACGATacatgtaggtataaatatcataaaaacaaaataaaacttacttaaacataactcacATCATTTCACCACTTTTTCATCCAACATCACATCATCACACAAcacatttcattcattttcacaacattcacgtactcaaggatcaaaacacaatgtcatcaagtcaaacaatatcgatcaatacacaagcgttatgcaacatatacactaagactcaatcctatatgcaatgtggtaccacgTTAGTGAAAAACCACGTCGGGCGCCtaagagtacatgacaagacaaaccacacactagtaagtcaggtcactctcactaggtaagatCGTAGGGaaaccagtcagggtcacggtgttttgtgagaatgctccaaccatatgggatcaacatagccttaaaggagcactcaaaccgggtgacccccaaggcctacactctgaagagtccgtTAGGGCCTCTCGCTTCTGGttcaggtccaacccataaaatattttagcacacagactctatctatgaactgtacaaaacacacgactcctcaattgttctcaaatagTTTATCTCGTCGCTCTTAAAGGGTCTTAAcattaactcatcgcccttaaagggacctAGCATTAACTCGTtatccttaaagggtcttaacattaactcgtcgccattaaagggacttaacattaactcgttgcccttaaagggacttagcattaactcgtcgcccttaaagggacttatagtcgtgtgattgtataattcatagttcacaactcaatgcacacaacatctcaatcacatacatacacaatttatcacatacactcgatcttaatcacaatggtataatctcaattaacacgttatcacacctcatgaatcatatacactttacctatgaactatgaaatacacacaactactcaattgttttcaaaatcattttaactcgtcgggttcccacagtgaatcccatcacaatactcatcgcccttaaagggtcttacaattgtgtgattgcacagttcatagctcacaactcaatacacatctATTTCACCATTAATCACTGGTTCAAATTATCACATACTCataatttgaatcaccatttcataatctcaatataataatttatacaaaaagtttatcacaacatggggagtaaaacccctcaaataatttcacacaattatatcaaaatcaattaatcaaaatcatagatataaaaaaaataaaaacaccaaGATCACTCTATTTTATTAAGGAATTTGGATCGGGACATCAATaatgtatttataataataaaggaaaaattataatttaataaacatcctaaaataaacccaatttaattttctaaggatccctacacatgttcattctaaccccaattgcgataaactcatcccttacctctaagcaggcTCATGTGTCTTTCGATAGCAATAGCGACATCTCTAGCAAGTTCCTGAGAAAgttcctgagattcctcaattttttcctttgattgctctgatagggttcccaaatgtcagagagaaaaagggattgaagccttcaTTTTATACTGTCTTCGTGCGATTCTGTTTTCTCTCTCCATGgatattatttcacaaatcccaatggtgaagGTGTGTGAAATTGAATCacgaatattaaaattttacgacaatccaatggttaacgaattcGGGATCGTGGTTTTACcaagacagttttgggtttctgcaagaaaaaaaatattacaatgaaaAGTGTATTTCTCTCAATTCCGACATGAtttcaaaattcccaacggtgaaaagGCTCGGAATTGAGTTGCGAACCTGATTCTTAAATTTCACggcgatccaacggtgaatgagtttGAGATCATTATTTTTCTGAGACAAGTTTGGTggtctgcgggaaaaagagagggttttgggaggagaagagagaaaaacaaaaatgaggaaAAGAGGAGGCATCATCGGtatgaaaactgacctaacatatCACTATTTATATCTAGGATACTCACagcttattatttactctatttatttatttttattattttatataaaggaactctattttatttcccatcaaataaataaatcaaatatatatatatatatatatatatatatatacattattttattacaactattttttctttatttatttgattataaaaacctcaccgttctctaaaactttatttatttatttatttatactaaaaatcctttttaatttatttacaaaaaatgagatgttacaaACGAGATCGTCACTAAGGTCCTAGGTGAGGATGGTTTGTGGGGTGGTCCTTCCCACGTTTCCGACTTGGTCCCATAATGAAGGTTGCATCAACATGTCTTGGGGGTTTGATTTGAGGTTGAGTGGCAAAGGAGAAGTGTGGGAACTCTAGGGAGAGTGAGGTTGGGAAACATGGGGGTGGGGGTAGTAAGAGAGAATGAAGAAGAGAGTGACCACGTTAATGTTAAGGCTAACAGAAGGACTATTGaactttttaattaagataaaggcaaaattgtatttttggtctCCAGTTTATCTCCAGTTTCGAATTTTGGTCCTCcagtaatttaattcataaatttggtcctcctattttgtaaaatcgtgcAATGTTGATCCCCTAGGCCACAATTGAACATTGACCGTTAACAAGTGATGTTGACTGCCACGTGTCAagttcttattggatgatgactgTCATGTATCATGTTTTGATTGgtcaatgaaaacaacaatgcatttcatttttcatggagttgacatccaatcagaagatgacacgtgacaatcatcattaaataagaacACGACACGTGATAGTCAACATCACTTGTTAACGGTTAACGTCCAATTGTGGCCTGGGGGACCAACATTgcacgattttacaaaatagaaaaactaaatttgtaaattaaattaccaGGAGACTAAATCCGAAACTGGAGATAAACTAGGgaactaaatttataattttgcctaagataaaagaaataaactttTGAAATGATAACGTatgaaactgaaaaataaaaataaaaaataagggaaCAATACATCATTTAGccaattaaaaacagaaaagcTCACTTTAGATGGAAAGAATGGTAAAATGATGATAAAGGTAGCAAGTTTTGTATGGTATGTATTATTTTGAGTATAGAATGGTGATCTTTGCTTGAAGCAAATACAGTTTTAATTGCCTTTCCTTCATCTTATTAAACTACGCATTGAGAAACAATAATTTCATCTTTTGTACAATCATGACTATATACCAATATGAATGCAGCTATACACGCTGTAACCTTTATCTAGTAATTCCTAAAATCTTCCTATAGAATATCAAGACATTGTCGCTTGACTGTACAGAAGCAAGTACGAGAATCATGATCAAGTTCtgtgcttcttcttttttcctgcCAGAATTGGTTGGATTTGCAAGTGCCTTTTGAATGCCTCGTTGAAAAGAAAACGAGCATGGAAAGCTTTAATAATTGGTAACCATGCCAAAATAGCTATAGGTCCAAAAAGAACTATCCCCATTCCATAATCAAATTCTCTAGCAAGTGCTCGTGTGAAGTCCCACAACCCTGTGTGCTCTATTTTTGGCCTTGCAGCTTGTGCCATCTGAACCAACAAAAAGTATTTCATGGATTAAGTCCAGGAAAAATATCATGGCAAACAAATTGAAAAGGTGACACAGTTTAGCTCAAGCAAGGTTGCTAAAAGATTATTACCATTATCAATCCCCACGCGGTTGGCATGAATGCTAGACAGCAAACGAAAAGGTCCGTCAATGACAATTCACATATAATAGAAAGAGTAAAGATGATGGCAAGAACAGCCAGGAACAGGAATGCTTTGAAAAATCTGAATCCAAGCTGATAATTAGCACTGAGTAGTTGCCTTCCCATGTTAACAGCCTGCACGGatgtttaattatgttattaacATGCAATTGTACTATTTGGTGAATTTTGCTGACTAAATTTCTTGAAAGAAGAGTAAGGGAGAGGCCATGGAGAAGTTACCTTCACCAAGAGGAAAATTGCAACAATCACAATCCAAGAAAGGACATAAACCAGAAAGTTTTTGCTATGCTGAGAGATGTCTAGGTGATAGACCAAACCATACTGATAGATGAAAAAACGGAGAGAAAGCAATACTTCAGTCAACCTAGAACCGAAACCTGACCACCGAAGATGAGCTTGCTCATCGTGCCACCAAGAATGCCAACTTTTATCTTGTTGAATTCCTATACCACCCTGTTGTCTGATCCATTTATTCCACTCTTTCCAGTCATCTACTGTCTTGGTCCAACTGAACCCAGCAGGGTTAAAGAGAAAAGGCGCACACA contains the following coding sequences:
- the LOC114386230 gene encoding pentatricopeptide repeat-containing protein At3g14580, mitochondrial-like — protein: MIPRTLAPVVVPLKPITSTRFLLFSLSQFSTTPNRDTAILARLKHKDWLTPKEATTLLTSLTHPSSTLTFFHLYTSRKDFHPSEPLCTTLISKLAQAHQLNPILTLHQTLTKRRRFSDDFFYTLIKAYAHSFQRVDMALQTLHDMNSLFHCSPSTRTFNFVLNVLVNTRLYAAARELFLHAPPLGVSPDACTLNIVIKGLCARGEMDAAFGVLEEFHELGCEANARTYATLMKGLCEKGRVEEAFGLLEKMEEEGVETDVAVYNVLIGGLRKVGRVDEGWRVLEGMVGRGVCPNEGTYNEVLCGLVEKGRVEEGKGVVERMGNKGFVPSFGAYKDLVKGFCEKGLVGEVEWVVWDMAWKGFVPKMGMWRRIVKCVVDRERSDGWVVGAIDGVLED
- the LOC114387215 gene encoding uncharacterized protein LOC114387215, giving the protein MNSAAMNSASIYYTQHPTFKNGTMLPFAHCLFLFSLRCAMLPSLRLVWFGERLGCVKVKVHSGVRCCNDRRRHTAYEMDGDQWMYEGIMPKEVDMDYENEEECGVNEPHVYCSDAFNTSQVFDSREDVLRWARSVAYENGFMTVLVRSDRNTGSRGRTSFVLIDCERSGEYKCMKKEFVRRDTGTRKCGCPFKLRRKPVVGGQG